A region from the Natronoarchaeum mannanilyticum genome encodes:
- a CDS encoding DUF4330 family protein, which yields MKIIDEDGDLFGLVNVVDALVVLVVLAVAVAGATLVLGAGSEPTDDTNSDTTPNTTVRYATLDLGSQPDEIVDGLRTGDEMNLDGPSNLTITDVHATPVANGGNKDTRLTVRARLNGTESGDGFVFGENRLQLGQGLTVDTADYSVKGNVIAIDRDGESLAVNQTPGVIETELDAATAEAIQVGDQHRLKGETVATVRNVTAYPISENTRRVFVGLELTTIESGDASTYGSREVSLGANVAFRTDEYDLTGTVVRRGSTVEFGEPITMTAMMKLEGVSPEFAESLEPGLTETERNETLATIQNVDVQPAGVILKSNDGDIYLRDHPTQKDVTLTVELATRRTDSTLRFHGRPIQEGDTVTLDLPKRTFNVEITELE from the coding sequence ATGAAGATCATCGACGAGGACGGCGACCTCTTCGGCCTCGTCAACGTCGTCGACGCCCTCGTCGTGCTGGTGGTCCTCGCCGTCGCCGTCGCGGGGGCGACCCTCGTTCTCGGCGCGGGATCCGAACCGACTGACGACACGAACTCCGACACGACGCCGAACACCACCGTTCGGTACGCGACGCTCGATCTCGGCAGCCAGCCGGACGAGATCGTCGACGGCCTCAGGACGGGCGACGAGATGAATCTCGACGGGCCGAGCAACCTCACCATCACGGACGTGCACGCAACGCCCGTCGCCAACGGTGGGAACAAGGACACTCGACTGACCGTCCGCGCGCGACTCAACGGTACCGAGAGCGGCGACGGATTCGTCTTCGGTGAAAACCGACTCCAGCTCGGACAGGGGCTCACGGTCGACACGGCGGACTACTCGGTCAAGGGGAACGTCATAGCCATCGATCGCGACGGCGAATCGCTCGCAGTCAACCAGACGCCCGGCGTGATCGAGACGGAACTCGACGCCGCCACCGCCGAGGCGATCCAGGTCGGCGACCAACACCGACTGAAAGGCGAGACGGTCGCAACCGTCCGAAACGTCACCGCCTACCCGATTTCCGAGAACACCCGCCGCGTGTTCGTCGGTCTCGAACTGACGACGATCGAGAGCGGCGATGCTTCGACGTACGGCAGCCGGGAGGTCAGTCTCGGAGCGAACGTCGCGTTCCGAACCGACGAATACGACCTGACCGGAACGGTCGTCCGCCGCGGCAGCACCGTCGAATTCGGCGAGCCGATCACGATGACCGCGATGATGAAGCTCGAAGGCGTCAGCCCCGAGTTCGCGGAGAGTCTGGAACCCGGATTGACCGAGACGGAACGCAACGAGACGCTCGCGACGATCCAGAACGTCGACGTCCAGCCCGCAGGCGTCATCCTGAAGAGCAACGACGGGGACATCTACCTGCGCGATCACCCCACGCAGAAGGACGTCACACTCACGGTCGAGCTGGCGACGCGCCGGACCGATTCCACGCTGCGCTTCCACGGTCGTCCGATCCAGGAGGGCGACACTGTCACGCTTGATCTCCCCAAACGCACGTTCAACGTCGAGATTACTGAACTTGAGTAA
- a CDS encoding glucose-1-phosphate thymidylyltransferase — protein MKGVLLAGGTGSRLRPITHTGPKQLVPVANKPVIQYAIEDLREAGITEIGIILGNKGRDEIQEFLGNGSDFGVEITYIVQGRPLGLAHAVGCANSFVGDDDFVVYLGDNMLKQGIESVVNSFRDGEYDAGIALQRVDNPQQFGIAAVDDDGTVTQLVEKPDDPPSDQALIGIYVFSPRVFDAIERIEPSWRGELEITDAIQTMLDDGAAIDSQIVEGWWKDTGKPEDVLEANQLVLEEEPASLDGQVAADADVSGRVDLAESATIESGAVVRGPVSIADNTTIRSETYVGPYSSIGSDSVVENAHLENSVVVGDATITTNGRIIDSLIGRGASLESAEELLPEGRRLVVGENSQLKL, from the coding sequence ATGAAGGGTGTTCTACTAGCCGGCGGGACCGGCTCGCGCCTCCGCCCGATCACCCACACTGGCCCCAAGCAACTCGTCCCCGTCGCAAACAAGCCGGTGATCCAGTACGCGATCGAAGACCTCCGAGAGGCCGGGATCACCGAAATCGGGATCATCCTCGGCAACAAGGGTCGCGACGAGATCCAGGAGTTCCTCGGCAACGGCAGCGACTTCGGCGTCGAGATCACGTACATCGTGCAGGGCCGTCCGCTCGGCCTCGCCCACGCGGTCGGCTGCGCCAATTCGTTTGTCGGCGACGACGACTTCGTCGTATACTTGGGCGACAACATGCTCAAACAGGGCATCGAAAGCGTCGTCAACAGTTTCCGTGACGGAGAGTACGACGCCGGGATCGCGCTCCAGCGCGTCGACAATCCACAGCAGTTCGGCATCGCCGCCGTCGACGACGACGGCACGGTCACGCAGCTCGTCGAGAAACCGGACGACCCGCCTTCGGATCAAGCATTGATCGGCATCTATGTGTTCTCGCCGCGGGTGTTCGACGCAATCGAACGCATCGAACCGTCGTGGCGGGGCGAACTCGAGATCACGGACGCGATCCAGACGATGCTCGACGACGGCGCTGCCATCGACTCCCAGATCGTCGAAGGATGGTGGAAAGACACGGGGAAACCGGAGGACGTGCTGGAGGCCAACCAACTGGTGCTCGAGGAAGAACCGGCGTCGCTCGACGGCCAGGTCGCCGCCGACGCCGACGTCAGCGGGCGCGTCGATCTCGCCGAGTCGGCGACCATCGAGTCCGGGGCCGTCGTCCGCGGTCCCGTCTCGATCGCCGACAACACCACGATCCGATCCGAAACCTACGTCGGACCGTACTCCTCGATCGGATCTGACTCCGTCGTCGAGAACGCACATCTGGAAAACAGCGTGGTGGTCGGTGACGCGACGATCACGACCAACGGTCGGATCATCGATAGTCTGATCGGCCGCGGCGCGTCGCTGGAAAGCGCGGAGGAGTTGCTCCCCGAGGGACGGCGACTGGTCGTCGGCGAGAACTCGCAGCTCAAACTCTAA
- a CDS encoding nucleotide sugar dehydrogenase — protein sequence MNGVRDRIIRADATIAVVGLGYVGLPLACHFTEAGFGVVGFDIDLERVEQLRDGTSYVEDVDDDTVQQALDQGFEPTTYANALEEADAFLVAVPTGVEQSEPDMSAVRKATESVATNAPDREVLFACCSTVYPGATDEVIRSTLRENGREPGEDTHVAFTPERINPGGSYDFKDIPIIVGADTDEEREAAKTLFEAIVDDTVPVESTGAAEMAKVLENTYRMVNIALVNEVAQHAEEIGVDAWEAIEAAGTKPFGFQTFYPGPGVGGHCIPVDPQFLSWQGRRSGQQLNLVEQAHAINESMPNHVVDRVETALAGRGVSLESASVSILGITYKPNVGDTRNSPALSICELLDTRGANIDVVDPHVDEVRVNETTYEPADEIERDAIADTDAVLLLVDHDAFDYDVLNAAPVVFDGQDGLPDDLSTITVALGDGTTVEEDHSPRTSPTTSSNTFQS from the coding sequence ATGAACGGCGTTCGCGACCGGATCATCCGGGCCGATGCGACGATCGCGGTCGTCGGGCTCGGATACGTCGGCCTGCCGCTCGCGTGTCACTTCACGGAAGCGGGTTTCGGCGTCGTCGGATTCGACATCGACCTCGAACGCGTCGAACAACTCCGCGATGGCACTTCGTACGTAGAAGACGTCGACGACGACACAGTGCAGCAAGCGCTCGACCAAGGATTCGAGCCGACGACGTACGCAAACGCGCTCGAGGAAGCCGACGCGTTCCTCGTCGCGGTTCCGACCGGCGTCGAACAGTCCGAACCGGACATGTCCGCCGTGCGCAAAGCGACCGAGAGTGTGGCGACGAACGCTCCCGATCGCGAGGTGCTCTTTGCCTGCTGTAGCACCGTCTATCCCGGTGCGACCGACGAGGTGATCCGGTCGACGCTCCGAGAGAACGGTCGCGAACCAGGAGAGGACACGCACGTCGCGTTCACGCCCGAGCGCATCAACCCTGGAGGGTCATACGACTTCAAGGACATCCCGATCATCGTCGGTGCCGACACCGACGAGGAGCGAGAGGCCGCGAAGACCCTGTTCGAAGCCATCGTCGACGATACCGTCCCGGTCGAATCCACCGGCGCAGCCGAGATGGCGAAGGTGCTCGAAAACACTTACCGGATGGTGAACATCGCGCTGGTGAACGAAGTCGCCCAACACGCCGAGGAGATCGGCGTCGACGCGTGGGAGGCGATCGAGGCCGCCGGGACGAAACCGTTCGGATTCCAGACGTTCTATCCCGGCCCCGGCGTCGGCGGGCACTGCATCCCGGTCGATCCGCAGTTCCTCTCCTGGCAGGGCCGTCGTAGCGGGCAACAACTGAACCTCGTCGAGCAGGCCCACGCGATCAACGAGTCGATGCCGAACCACGTCGTCGACCGCGTCGAGACTGCGCTCGCTGGCCGCGGCGTGTCCCTTGAATCTGCGTCGGTATCGATACTCGGTATCACGTACAAACCCAACGTCGGGGATACCAGGAACTCCCCTGCGTTGTCGATCTGCGAGTTGCTCGATACGCGCGGCGCGAATATTGACGTGGTTGATCCACACGTCGACGAGGTTCGCGTGAACGAAACGACGTACGAGCCGGCAGACGAGATCGAACGTGACGCGATTGCCGACACCGATGCCGTCCTCCTGCTCGTCGATCACGACGCGTTCGACTACGATGTCCTGAACGCCGCGCCGGTCGTCTTCGACGGGCAGGACGGACTCCCGGACGATCTATCGACGATCACCGTGGCATTAGGGGACGGAACGACCGTAGAGGAGGATCATTCTCCGCGCACGAGCCCGACGACATCCTCGAACACTTTCCAGAGCTGA
- a CDS encoding SDR family oxidoreductase — protein MDVLVVGASGLLGGNVVTVAQERGWSVAGTYHSDPPAFDCPLYELDVRSSAECENVLEETSPDAVINCAAATDVDDCENNPGLATNVNAEGAGTVAELAAETDTALLHTSTDYVFDGTRSSPYPETASTNPIQVYGTSKLEGERAVQQAHDTAIVARLSFVYGRTQPEGELSGFPAWVRETAKGGETVPLFTDQRITPSQAGTTARTLLDLLDHDAKGTFNVASRSCVTPYEFGEALLEEFGELTDLLEESSVEDIDRDADRPKYTCLDTSKVESALGRPQPTLDEDFAALF, from the coding sequence ATGGACGTACTCGTCGTCGGCGCCAGTGGGTTACTCGGTGGGAATGTCGTAACAGTTGCTCAGGAACGGGGATGGTCAGTCGCGGGGACGTATCACTCGGATCCCCCTGCGTTTGACTGTCCGCTCTACGAACTCGACGTTCGTTCCTCTGCGGAGTGCGAGAACGTACTCGAGGAAACCAGTCCGGACGCGGTTATCAACTGTGCCGCAGCTACGGACGTTGACGACTGTGAAAACAACCCGGGACTGGCCACCAACGTCAATGCCGAAGGTGCCGGTACTGTGGCGGAGCTGGCTGCGGAGACCGATACAGCGCTCCTTCACACGTCGACTGACTACGTCTTCGACGGTACTCGTTCTTCCCCGTACCCCGAGACGGCTTCGACGAATCCGATTCAGGTCTATGGTACTTCAAAATTAGAGGGCGAAAGAGCCGTTCAGCAGGCACACGATACGGCGATCGTGGCTCGACTCTCGTTCGTCTACGGCCGGACCCAGCCCGAGGGTGAGCTATCCGGTTTCCCGGCCTGGGTTCGCGAAACCGCAAAGGGTGGAGAGACAGTGCCGTTGTTCACTGACCAGCGCATCACTCCCTCGCAGGCCGGGACGACCGCACGGACGCTGCTCGATTTACTCGATCACGACGCGAAAGGAACGTTCAACGTCGCAAGCCGATCCTGCGTTACTCCCTATGAGTTTGGGGAGGCGCTCCTCGAGGAATTCGGCGAATTGACTGACCTTCTCGAGGAAAGTTCGGTCGAAGACATCGACCGCGACGCTGATCGACCGAAGTACACCTGTCTAGATACCTCGAAAGTCGAATCGGCGCTCGGTCGTCCGCAACCGACGCTGGACGAAGACTTCGCAGCGCTCTTTTAG
- a CDS encoding zinc-dependent alcohol dehydrogenase family protein, producing MRAAIYRGPGDIAIEDVPKPDIESPTDAVIRVTHTAICGSDLWFYRGDKDPEPGSRVGHEPMGIVEAVGDDVTSVAPGDRVLAPFAISCGECEFCRKGLYTSCVEDESWSGDNGGAQGEYVKCPFADGTLVRVPDRYADDEDTLEALLPLTDVMGTGHHAAVSAGVSEGDTAVVVGDGAVGLCGVLAAQRLGAERIVAVGHHEDRLELATEFGATETVTERGEDAVDRIRELTYGGANHVMECVGAASAMNTAIAAARPGGTVGYVGVPYGVDEEGLDVFSMFSDNVALRGGVAPVRDYAEELLADVVQGTLDPSPIFTETVDLDGVPEGYRAMDEREAIKVLVKP from the coding sequence ATGCGCGCAGCGATCTACCGCGGGCCCGGCGACATCGCAATCGAGGACGTTCCCAAACCCGACATCGAGTCGCCGACCGACGCCGTCATTCGCGTGACCCACACCGCGATCTGTGGCTCCGATCTCTGGTTCTACCGGGGCGACAAGGATCCCGAGCCGGGGTCGCGCGTCGGCCACGAACCGATGGGGATCGTCGAGGCGGTCGGTGACGACGTGACGTCCGTCGCGCCCGGCGACAGAGTGCTCGCGCCGTTCGCGATCAGCTGTGGCGAGTGCGAGTTCTGCCGGAAGGGACTGTACACCTCCTGCGTCGAGGACGAGTCCTGGAGCGGCGACAACGGCGGCGCCCAGGGCGAGTACGTCAAATGTCCGTTCGCGGACGGCACACTCGTCCGGGTTCCCGACCGGTACGCCGACGACGAGGACACGCTCGAAGCCCTCCTTCCGCTGACCGACGTGATGGGGACGGGCCACCACGCCGCCGTGAGCGCCGGCGTGAGCGAGGGCGACACCGCGGTCGTCGTCGGCGACGGCGCGGTCGGGCTGTGCGGCGTGCTCGCCGCACAGCGTCTGGGCGCCGAGCGCATCGTCGCGGTGGGCCACCACGAGGATCGCCTCGAGCTCGCGACGGAGTTCGGCGCGACGGAGACGGTGACCGAGCGCGGCGAGGACGCCGTCGATCGCATCCGCGAACTGACCTACGGCGGCGCGAACCACGTGATGGAGTGCGTCGGCGCGGCGTCGGCGATGAACACCGCCATCGCGGCCGCTCGCCCCGGCGGCACGGTCGGCTACGTCGGCGTTCCCTACGGCGTCGACGAGGAGGGTCTGGACGTGTTCTCGATGTTCTCGGACAACGTCGCGCTGCGCGGCGGCGTCGCGCCGGTCCGCGATTACGCCGAGGAGCTACTGGCCGACGTGGTTCAGGGGACGCTCGACCCGTCGCCGATCTTCACCGAGACCGTCGACCTCGACGGCGTCCCGGAGGGGTATCGCGCGATGGACGAACGCGAGGCGATCAAAGTGCTCGTGAAGCCCTGA
- the rfbB gene encoding dTDP-glucose 4,6-dehydratase, which yields MHVLVTGGAGFIGSNFVHYLLEQTDHSITTVDALTYAGSTNNISGVLDHDRHEFVEGDIRDSNLIDDLLIDVDAVVNFAAESHVDRSIDDAEPFVSTNVEGTRVLLDGALDHDIEKFVQISTDEVYGTIESGSFSEEDSLTPRNPYSATKASADLLALSYHTTHGLPVVVTRSSNNYGPRQHREKLIPKFLTRAAAGDQLPVYGDGSNVREWLYVEDNCRAVETVLGEGESGEVYNIGSGDELTNLEVTEKILSVAGGDTDQIEFVEDRPGHDQRYSLNTAKIRSLGWEPNWSFEEGLRATAKHYL from the coding sequence ATGCACGTACTCGTCACTGGTGGTGCGGGCTTCATCGGCTCGAACTTCGTCCACTACTTGCTCGAACAGACCGATCACTCCATCACGACCGTCGACGCACTCACCTACGCCGGATCGACCAACAATATATCTGGCGTACTTGACCACGATCGCCACGAATTCGTCGAAGGGGATATCCGCGATTCGAACCTGATCGATGATCTACTCATCGACGTCGACGCCGTCGTGAACTTCGCTGCTGAGTCTCACGTCGACAGGTCGATCGACGACGCCGAGCCATTCGTCTCGACGAACGTCGAAGGGACTCGAGTGTTACTCGACGGCGCCTTAGACCACGATATCGAAAAGTTCGTTCAGATCTCGACCGACGAGGTGTACGGAACAATCGAGTCGGGGAGCTTCTCCGAGGAGGACAGCCTCACGCCACGAAATCCATACTCCGCGACGAAGGCGAGTGCTGACCTACTGGCCCTGAGTTATCACACGACCCACGGACTCCCCGTCGTTGTGACGCGATCTTCGAACAACTACGGCCCGCGCCAGCATCGCGAAAAGCTCATTCCAAAGTTCCTTACTCGCGCTGCTGCTGGCGACCAACTTCCGGTGTACGGTGACGGATCGAATGTCCGTGAATGGCTCTATGTGGAGGATAACTGCCGTGCAGTCGAAACGGTGCTCGGGGAAGGCGAATCAGGGGAAGTATACAACATCGGAAGCGGTGACGAGCTAACGAATCTTGAAGTAACGGAAAAGATTCTCTCGGTTGCAGGTGGAGATACGGACCAGATCGAGTTTGTGGAGGATCGGCCGGGACACGACCAGCGATACTCGCTCAACACGGCAAAGATTCGATCACTTGGATGGGAACCGAATTGGTCGTTCGAGGAGGGGCTTCGAGCGACGGCCAAGCACTATCTATAA
- a CDS encoding dTDP-4-dehydrorhamnose 3,5-epimerase family protein, with the protein MIEDVEVRDLQVNADERGHLVEMFREDWSEYNPEPAMSYYSMSYPGVIRAWHRHTRGQIDHFVCPKGRIKVGIYDDREDSPTQGELNTFIIGEHNQQVVRIPGACWHGFKVIGDEQALLINFPTNLYDYEDPDEERLPPDTDEIPLDWDAEVHG; encoded by the coding sequence ATGATCGAAGACGTCGAGGTACGCGATCTACAGGTAAACGCGGACGAGCGCGGACATCTCGTCGAGATGTTCCGCGAGGACTGGTCGGAGTACAATCCGGAGCCCGCAATGTCGTACTACTCCATGAGCTATCCCGGAGTAATCCGGGCCTGGCACCGCCATACCAGAGGACAGATCGACCACTTCGTCTGTCCCAAGGGCCGCATCAAGGTCGGTATCTATGACGATCGGGAGGACTCACCCACACAGGGAGAGCTAAACACGTTCATCATCGGCGAGCACAACCAGCAGGTCGTCCGAATTCCGGGCGCGTGCTGGCACGGGTTCAAAGTCATCGGTGACGAGCAGGCGCTACTGATCAACTTCCCGACCAACCTCTACGACTACGAGGATCCCGACGAGGAGCGCCTGCCTCCGGACACTGACGAAATCCCGCTCGACTGGGACGCGGAGGTCCACGGATGA
- a CDS encoding TRAM domain-containing protein, translating to MKISEQLLCLFSGNIEEQDGRYVVEIPERELELGEVRNGENYRVALLPQTSGSNDDEEQQSATPKSSREHDPSGPPVEEGEVRDVEIEDIGEQGDGIARVERGYVVIVPDTETGERVSVEMATVRENVAFGEVVERLSYYD from the coding sequence ATGAAGATTTCCGAACAGTTACTCTGTTTGTTCTCAGGTAATATCGAAGAACAGGACGGGCGGTACGTCGTCGAGATTCCCGAGCGGGAGCTCGAACTGGGCGAGGTCCGGAACGGGGAGAACTACCGCGTGGCGTTGCTTCCCCAGACGAGCGGATCGAACGACGACGAGGAGCAGCAATCAGCGACGCCGAAATCGAGCCGCGAACACGATCCGTCGGGCCCGCCCGTCGAGGAGGGCGAGGTCCGCGACGTGGAGATCGAGGACATCGGCGAACAGGGCGACGGCATCGCCCGCGTCGAGCGAGGGTACGTCGTCATCGTCCCCGACACCGAGACGGGCGAGCGCGTCAGCGTCGAGATGGCGACCGTACGGGAGAACGTCGCCTTCGGCGAAGTCGTCGAGCGCCTGAGCTACTACGACTAG
- a CDS encoding SDR family oxidoreductase: MQILVTGGAGFIGGHLAESFAGAGHDVTVLDNLDPYYDTGIKQHNVEAAEEAAENADATYEFVNGSVTNQDTVTELVSDADVVYHQAAQAGVRTSVDNPRKPHEVNVDGTLNVLDAARDSDVERVVLASSSSVYGKPEYLPYDEDHPTNPVSPYGVSKLAAEQYARVYSELYDLSTVSLRYFTVYGPRMRPNMAMTNFVSRCLNGKPPVIYGDGEQTRDFTYIDDIVRVNEQLLTDDSADGEIMNVGSTDNIDIQTLAGVVRDELAPELELEYDEARTGDAEHTHADVSKANELLGYEPTVDIREGVAQFIDWYQDNREWYEPLVLNS, translated from the coding sequence ATGCAGATTCTCGTCACGGGCGGCGCGGGCTTCATCGGCGGCCACCTCGCCGAGAGCTTCGCCGGTGCAGGCCACGACGTCACCGTTCTTGACAACCTCGATCCCTACTACGATACCGGGATCAAACAGCACAACGTCGAAGCGGCCGAAGAAGCCGCCGAAAACGCCGACGCGACGTACGAGTTCGTCAACGGTAGCGTCACCAATCAGGACACGGTCACGGAACTGGTGTCCGACGCCGACGTCGTGTACCACCAGGCCGCGCAGGCCGGTGTCCGGACGAGCGTCGATAACCCCCGCAAGCCCCACGAGGTCAACGTCGACGGGACGCTGAACGTCCTCGACGCCGCGCGCGATAGCGACGTCGAGCGCGTCGTGCTCGCGAGTTCCTCCTCGGTGTACGGCAAGCCGGAGTACCTCCCCTACGACGAGGACCACCCGACGAATCCGGTCAGTCCTTACGGCGTCTCGAAGCTCGCGGCCGAGCAGTACGCTCGGGTCTACAGCGAACTCTACGACCTTTCGACCGTCTCGCTGCGCTACTTCACGGTCTACGGCCCCCGGATGCGCCCGAACATGGCGATGACGAACTTCGTCTCGCGGTGTCTCAACGGGAAGCCGCCGGTGATCTACGGCGACGGCGAACAGACGCGGGACTTCACGTACATCGACGACATCGTCCGCGTGAACGAGCAACTCCTGACCGACGACAGCGCAGACGGCGAGATCATGAACGTCGGCAGCACGGACAACATCGATATTCAGACGCTCGCGGGAGTGGTCCGCGACGAACTCGCACCGGAGCTCGAACTCGAGTACGACGAGGCCCGCACGGGCGACGCCGAACACACCCACGCCGACGTCTCGAAGGCCAACGAGCTGCTGGGCTACGAGCCGACCGTCGACATCCGCGAGGGCGTCGCGCAGTTCATCGACTGGTATCAAGACAACCGCGAGTGGTACGAGCCGCTCGTGCTGAACTCCTGA
- a CDS encoding sugar transferase, whose translation MLTGWRYRIGAATGALLLTVGAVFAANVPVSQEAATAYVPLLDRFGIGTQSGVPFVRTLILTTLAVLVSLVPLYKPRPQRILDTVHTSLKRVIAAGLALATVGFFDWSHRVPRTTLLLAFGVLSVVIPVFFVWIRRRPRGDGERVLIVGDDAGQIETIVTETSLPLLGYLCPTSAFAEDRNGVAADETTPTALADGGVQGLERLGGLSRLEDVLVEFDVDTVVLAFHEPDRAEFFGALDACHEHGVAAKVHREYADTVLISQDAVDTLVDIELEPWDSQDYLFKRAFDIAFSGAALLFLSPVITLIVLAIKIEGEGPVFFTQTRTYLYGNTFEIRKFRTLKPKPGGEVGTTIEEDRHTPLGQFLRTTHLDELPQLWSILVGEMSVVGPRPAQTELEDEFENKADGWRQRWFVKPGLTGLAQIKEATSKDPARKLQYDLQYIRNQSFLYDVKILCRQLWKVFEDVVGLVRGE comes from the coding sequence ATGCTCACTGGATGGCGCTACCGGATCGGCGCGGCGACCGGGGCGCTGTTGCTCACTGTCGGGGCCGTTTTCGCCGCTAACGTCCCCGTTTCTCAGGAAGCTGCGACAGCGTACGTTCCGCTGCTAGATCGATTCGGCATAGGGACCCAAAGCGGCGTTCCTTTCGTCAGAACGCTCATACTGACTACTCTCGCTGTTCTCGTCAGCCTCGTACCGCTGTACAAACCCCGGCCGCAACGGATCTTGGATACCGTTCACACTTCGCTCAAACGCGTCATCGCCGCCGGTCTCGCGCTTGCGACGGTCGGATTTTTCGACTGGTCTCACCGCGTCCCACGGACGACGCTTCTTCTGGCGTTCGGCGTACTGTCGGTTGTCATCCCAGTTTTCTTTGTCTGGATTCGTCGGCGGCCGCGCGGCGACGGCGAGCGCGTACTGATTGTCGGCGACGATGCCGGTCAGATCGAAACGATCGTGACCGAAACGTCGCTGCCGCTGCTGGGCTATCTATGTCCGACGAGCGCGTTTGCTGAGGATAGAAACGGAGTGGCTGCCGACGAGACTACGCCCACAGCTCTCGCAGATGGCGGAGTTCAGGGTCTCGAACGCCTCGGTGGACTCTCCCGACTCGAAGACGTCCTCGTGGAGTTCGACGTCGATACCGTCGTGCTGGCATTCCACGAACCGGATCGCGCCGAGTTCTTTGGCGCGCTCGACGCCTGTCACGAGCACGGGGTCGCCGCGAAAGTTCACCGGGAGTACGCCGATACCGTCCTGATCTCACAGGATGCCGTGGATACGTTGGTCGACATCGAACTGGAGCCGTGGGACTCTCAGGATTACCTCTTCAAGAGAGCGTTTGACATCGCGTTTTCCGGTGCCGCGCTTCTGTTCCTCTCACCGGTGATCACCCTCATCGTACTTGCAATCAAGATAGAGGGTGAAGGCCCCGTGTTCTTCACGCAGACACGGACATATCTATACGGTAATACCTTCGAAATTCGCAAGTTCAGAACGCTCAAGCCGAAGCCCGGAGGAGAGGTCGGCACGACGATCGAGGAGGACCGCCACACGCCGCTCGGTCAGTTTCTCCGGACGACGCACCTCGACGAACTCCCGCAACTGTGGTCGATTCTTGTCGGTGAGATGAGCGTCGTTGGTCCTCGCCCTGCTCAGACGGAACTCGAAGATGAGTTCGAGAACAAAGCCGACGGTTGGCGTCAGCGTTGGTTCGTCAAACCGGGGCTTACCGGTCTCGCACAGATCAAGGAAGCCACGAGCAAGGATCCCGCTCGGAAGTTACAGTACGATCTCCAGTACATCCGCAATCAATCGTTCCTGTACGACGTGAAGATCCTCTGCCGTCAGCTCTGGAAAGTGTTCGAGGATGTCGTCGGGCTCGTGCGCGGAGAATGA